From Daphnia magna isolate NIES unplaced genomic scaffold, ASM2063170v1.1 Dm_contigs199, whole genome shotgun sequence, the proteins below share one genomic window:
- the LOC116916176 gene encoding platelet-activating factor acetylhydrolase IB subunit alpha2, with the protein MNEAAVPCPVEDVQGDNRWMSLHQRFVLETKEREPEILFVGDSLISHLIYTDMWETMFAPLHPLNFGIGGDQTQHVLWRLSNGELDNIKPKVVVLLVGTNNHGHTADMIADGIMAVVHLIRDKQPQAHIIVMSLLPRGHLVNPLRQRNAHVNELLAQKLTLMTRVQLVNTAPDFVLPDGTISHLDMYDYLHLTPNGYRKVFEPLHDLLLQLLAESDEADETNNAQSLLHKGP; encoded by the exons ATGAACGAAGCTGCCGTTCCATGTCCTGTTGAAGATGTCCAAGGGGATAATAGATGGATGAGCTTG CACCAACGGTTTGTTTtggaaacgaaagaaagagaacCTGAAATCCTGTTTGTGGGTGACTCACTCATCTCTCATCTCATCTACACCGATATGTGGGAAACAATGTTTGCTCCTCTACatcca TTAAATTTTGGCATTGGAGGGGACCAAACACAACATGTACTCTGGCGCCTATCTAATGGCGAGTTGGACAACATAAAGCCCAAG GTTGTCGTCTTACTCGTCGGTACCAATAATCACGGCCATACTGCCGACATGATTGCCGACGGCATCATGGCTGTTGTCCATCTCATCCGAGACAAACAACCCCAAGCGCACATCATCGTTATG TCGCTGTTGCCCCGTGGTCATCTGGTAAATCCTCTTCGTCAGCGCAACGCCCATGTCAATGAGTTGCTGGCCCAGAAGCTGACGTTGATGACTCGGGTCCAGTTGGTCAATACGGCACCGGATTTTGTCTTGCCCGATGGCACCATCTCGCACTTGGACATGTACGACTATCTCCACCTGACGCCCAACGGCTACCGCAAAGTCTTCGAGCCTTTACACGACCTCCTCTTGCAACTGTTGGCCGAATCCGACGAAGCGGATGAGACCAATAACGCCCAATCGCTTCTTCACAAAGGACCTtga
- the LOC123467586 gene encoding uncharacterized protein LOC123467586, protein MTSGWLLAAALTALMGPVCCLRVTGFKVPSIALIGSDVELDCSFSAARNAKLYSVKWYQNHEEFYRYMFSERTPVTAFTRPGINVDLARSNNSRVTLKSVNFNSSATFRCEVSADEPDFETVYRRANMTVIQVSEDGPLINGLRDQYELNEQLNVNCTSPSITPNIGTHQTKLSWQLNRQTMDGQTIQMQSADPSQTVINLRLILTERHFDPKTGLLRLNCSFTVGRPTAIYFNRSLELSAALMHPTTVLDPRPTQRSYKSKDSRSASYSSGGRRQFRLSLVTFLAVIPYALWTCCNPC, encoded by the exons ATGACGAGCGGTTGGCTATTGGCAGCAGCGCTCACGGCTCTGATGGGTCCAGTTTGCTGTCTTAGAGTGACGGGATTCAAGGTGCCCAGTATAGCGCTGATTGGAAGCGATGTCGAACTGGACTGCTCCTTCAGCGCGGCCAGAAATGCGAAACTCTATTCAGTGAAATGGTACCAGAATCACGAGGAATTCTATCGCTACATGTTCAGCGAACGGACACCCGTCACGGCATTCACGCGTCCAGGAATCAACGTCGAC TTGGCTCGATCGAACAACAGCAGAGTGACGCTCAAATCGGTCAACTTTAACTCGTCGGCTACTTTCCGG TGCGAGGTATCGGCAGACGAGCCTGACTTTGAGACCGTTTATCGTCGAGCCAACATGACTGTCATCC AGGTTTCAGAAGATGGACCGCTCATCAACGGCCTGAGGGATCAATACGAGCTGAACGAGCAACTGAACGTTAATTGCACATCGCCGTCCATCACGCCCAACATCGGCACCCATCAGACCAAACTCTCCTGGCAGCTCAACCGACAAACG atgGACGGTCAGACGATTCAAATGCAGTCAGCCGATCCTTCTCAGACCGTCATCAACTTACGTTTGATCCTAACCGAACGCCACTTCGATCCAAAAACGGGTTTGCTTCGTCTTAACTGTTCGTTCACTGTCGGACGTCCGACCGCCATTTACTTCAATCGTAGTCTGGAACTTAGCGCCGCCCTTATGCATCCGACGACCGTACTCGATCCAAGACCAACACAGCGCTCATATAAAAGCAAAGATTCACGCTCTGCCTCCTATTCTTCAG GTGGCCGACGGCAATTTCGGCTTTCACTTGTCACGTTCCTGGCCGTCATTCCTTACGCTTTGTGGACGTGCTGCAATCCATGCTGA